Proteins from one Thaumasiovibrio subtropicus genomic window:
- a CDS encoding integrase domain-containing protein → MARKTPPLTDKQIKHFKPKDKEYVKTDGDGLQLRILPNGTKSWRLLYKNPETGERSSLYISTYPKISLANARKAAHEARELIALGIDPKKNRKQKQRQAQLDANGTLLKVASDWMEVKKSTISEDYAADVWRSLELHVFPSHANTPIKEITAPIMIDALMPLQAAGSLETLRRLCQRLNDIMTYAVNCGAIHSNTLQGIKAAFLKPRKKNMPTIPPSELPNLMRDIHKANIRVLTRYLIHFQLHTITRASEAAGARWEEINFEDRVWIVPAERMKMKREHRIPLSQHVIDLLNDIKPISSHREHIFPSDKNPLEHRSEQGANAAIKRMGYGGELVSHGMRSIASTAMNEHGFDPMLIEACLAHVDKNEVRRAYNRTDYLERRRELMEWWSTYIVDAQQKTIHA, encoded by the coding sequence ATGGCACGGAAGACTCCCCCACTCACAGACAAACAAATCAAGCATTTCAAGCCAAAAGACAAAGAATATGTGAAGACTGATGGAGATGGCCTACAACTTCGCATTCTGCCAAATGGTACAAAATCTTGGCGATTGCTATATAAAAATCCCGAAACGGGAGAGCGATCTAGCTTGTACATCTCTACATACCCAAAGATCTCTCTGGCCAATGCACGAAAAGCGGCTCACGAAGCTAGAGAACTTATTGCTCTTGGGATTGACCCTAAAAAAAACCGCAAACAGAAACAGAGACAAGCACAACTAGACGCAAATGGGACGTTACTTAAAGTCGCTTCAGACTGGATGGAGGTTAAAAAATCAACCATTTCTGAAGACTATGCAGCAGATGTATGGCGCTCATTAGAGCTTCATGTCTTCCCCTCACATGCAAACACACCAATAAAAGAAATTACAGCGCCCATTATGATAGATGCGCTAATGCCCTTACAGGCTGCTGGCTCTCTAGAGACTTTGAGAAGGCTCTGCCAAAGGCTGAACGATATAATGACCTATGCTGTAAATTGTGGGGCAATCCACTCAAACACACTTCAAGGTATAAAAGCAGCCTTTCTCAAGCCTCGAAAGAAGAACATGCCTACGATACCCCCAAGCGAGCTTCCAAACCTCATGAGAGACATCCACAAGGCCAATATAAGGGTGCTCACTCGCTATCTAATACACTTTCAGCTACATACTATAACTAGGGCTAGTGAAGCAGCTGGAGCGAGATGGGAGGAAATCAACTTTGAAGATCGAGTTTGGATTGTACCAGCAGAGAGGATGAAGATGAAAAGGGAGCACCGAATCCCTTTATCACAACATGTTATTGACTTATTGAATGATATTAAGCCTATATCATCACATCGAGAGCATATTTTCCCGTCAGATAAAAACCCTTTGGAGCATCGAAGTGAACAAGGGGCAAATGCTGCAATAAAACGAATGGGTTATGGTGGGGAGCTAGTTTCACATGGTATGCGCTCCATCGCTAGTACGGCAATGAATGAGCATGGCTTTGATCCAATGCTAATTGAAGCTTGCTTAGCTCACGTAGACAAAAATGAGGTCAGACGCGCATACAATAGAACTGACTATCTTGAAAGGAGGCGAGAGCTAATGGAGTGGTGGAGTACGTACATAGTTGATGCACAACAAAAAACCATACACGCGTGA
- the smpB gene encoding SsrA-binding protein SmpB, producing MAKKPKKKPSDNTIAQNRSARHEFSIHDDYEAGMELQGWEIKAIRHGKVNLTESYVFLRNGEAFISGMTITPLQAASTHVVADPTRVRKLLLNRRELDKLAGAVNRDGETIVALSMYWKGSWVKMKIGTAKGKKMHDKRADKKDRDWQRDKARIMKNANR from the coding sequence ATGGCAAAGAAACCTAAAAAGAAGCCGTCTGACAATACCATTGCGCAAAATCGCTCCGCACGTCATGAGTTTTCGATTCATGATGATTATGAAGCTGGCATGGAGTTACAGGGCTGGGAAATCAAAGCGATTCGTCATGGCAAGGTGAACCTCACCGAGAGCTACGTGTTCTTGCGTAATGGTGAAGCCTTCATTTCCGGCATGACCATTACCCCACTACAAGCGGCATCTACACATGTTGTCGCAGACCCAACCCGTGTACGTAAGCTACTCCTCAACCGTCGCGAGCTCGATAAGTTAGCCGGTGCGGTTAACCGTGATGGCGAAACCATTGTCGCCCTTTCGATGTACTGGAAAGGCTCGTGGGTGAAAATGAAGATCGGTACCGCAAAAGGTAAGAAAATGCACGATAAGCGCGCCGACAAGAAAGACAGAGATTGGCAACGTGACAAAGCGCGCATCATGAAAAACGCGAATCGCTAA
- a CDS encoding RnfH family protein, translated as MSSEGMIHVEVVYALPNIQRVIKVIAKTESTVEQIIRQSGILAMFPDIDLSKNKVGVYSRNVKLDATVREGDRIEIYRPLIADPREIRRKRAEKAKLAEQEAKKSK; from the coding sequence ATGAGTTCTGAAGGCATGATTCATGTTGAGGTAGTGTATGCACTGCCCAATATTCAGCGCGTGATTAAAGTGATCGCCAAAACAGAAAGTACGGTTGAGCAGATCATTCGCCAATCGGGCATTTTAGCGATGTTTCCAGACATTGACCTCAGCAAAAATAAAGTCGGTGTCTATAGCCGGAATGTGAAACTGGATGCGACGGTGCGAGAAGGGGATAGAATCGAGATTTACCGCCCATTGATTGCCGACCCGCGTGAGATTCGCCGTAAGCGTGCTGAGAAAGCGAAACTCGCTGAACAAGAAGCTAAGAAAAGCAAATAG
- a CDS encoding SRPBCC family protein, translating into MPQICRTALVPFSAQQMFDLVNDVDAYPEFLPGCTGSTILERSDQHMMASVDVAKAGIRKTFTTRNVLESFHRIEMQLVDGPFKKLVGGWKFIELDAQACKVELELDFEFTNRMVEMAFGKVFKELTGSMVQAFTQRAKEVYEF; encoded by the coding sequence ATGCCGCAGATTTGTCGTACTGCATTAGTGCCTTTCAGTGCGCAGCAAATGTTTGATTTGGTGAATGATGTGGATGCTTACCCTGAGTTTCTACCGGGGTGTACCGGAAGTACGATTCTGGAGCGTTCTGATCAGCATATGATGGCTTCTGTGGATGTCGCGAAGGCAGGAATCCGAAAAACCTTTACCACGCGCAATGTACTCGAAAGCTTTCATCGTATTGAAATGCAGTTAGTCGATGGCCCTTTCAAAAAGCTCGTCGGTGGCTGGAAGTTTATCGAGCTGGATGCCCAAGCGTGTAAGGTGGAGCTTGAACTCGATTTTGAGTTTACTAACCGTATGGTAGAGATGGCTTTTGGTAAGGTGTTTAAAGAATTAACGGGCAGCATGGTGCAAGCTTTTACCCAGCGCGCGAAGGAAGTGTATGAGTTCTGA
- the bamE gene encoding outer membrane protein assembly factor BamE — translation MAIKKLAVMALLAGVLGGCSVADRLVYKIDINQGNYIVDEDVNKLRFGMSREQVRFVLGSPMLVESHDPNTWFYIYHQQPGHDDIVQRNLIVLFDEQGLLTHIDGDYAPGEQFYTPIG, via the coding sequence GTGGCTATCAAGAAACTTGCCGTAATGGCCCTTCTCGCAGGCGTATTAGGCGGCTGCTCTGTGGCAGACCGTTTGGTCTACAAGATTGACATCAACCAAGGTAACTACATTGTTGATGAAGACGTAAACAAGCTTCGTTTTGGCATGAGCCGAGAGCAAGTTCGCTTTGTATTGGGCTCCCCGATGCTCGTCGAGAGCCACGATCCAAATACTTGGTTTTACATCTACCACCAGCAGCCCGGCCATGATGACATCGTTCAACGCAACCTAATTGTACTCTTCGATGAGCAAGGCTTGCTGACCCATATCGACGGCGACTATGCCCCTGGCGAACAGTTTTATACGCCTATCGGCTAA